The DNA segment ATTTTACTTAATATTTGCTGTTGAGATGATATTTTGCAAATTTAAAAGAGTTGATAGCAGATAGATACTCTTTTGTAATTTCGAGTTTGTTTTTAGCTCAAATTCCGCTAAATTTAGGGCTACAAAGATATCTGTGTATGTTTGTATCTTAAGTGACAAACTCTGCTTTTTTAAGGCATCTTCTATATTTTTTGGAGGTGCGTAACCAAGCGTTTGTTTTACGTCAAATCGACCATTTATTTTTACATATGAGTGAAGTTTAAAAAGCCTAAAAAAGGCTTTATAGAGAGAATTTATGAGTAAAATTTCATTAAAATTTAGATCCTGCTCATAGATAAAAAAGTCGCCCCTTATATCTTTTAACGACACTAATTTATTAAAAAAATCATCAAAACTAACACCACCAAGCCCAAAAACAAGCTGTCTTATCATATCTTGATCAATATGAGCATTTAAACTAGAAAGCTTTTGCAGTTCACTTGCTGCTAGGTATAAATTTTCATTGTGGATAAAAAAAAGCTCATAGAGTGCGTTTCTAGTGATGTTTAGCCCAATCTTAGAAGCACTTCTGCTTAGCAAATCAACAGCCTCATCTGGAGTAGAAGGCTTAAAAAATCTAGCAAAATTTTGCCCGAAAATTTTCTGAGCGTCTAAGATATTTTTCATATCAGCTTCATAAAATTCAAACAAAATTTTCTTACTACTATCTTTAATAGATAGCCCGACAAGCTCCTTTAGCTCTTTTGCGGGTATCTTTTTATCATTTTTTATGTGTAAAACATTATCTCCGCCAAATAAAGAATTCTCAGACAAATGCGATTTGGCAGTTTCAAAATCATACTCATCAAAATACATACTCATCAAATTTGAGTCTTGATTTACGTAAATAGCCAAAATTTCCTTTGCAAAAAGCTCAATCTGATACTCATCAGCCCCAAAAAGCAAAAAATGGTTTGAAATTTTATTTGATATTAAATTATTTTCAAGCTCACGTCTATACATTATTTTTCAAGCTTTCTTACTACTTTTCCAAAAATTTTAGCACCAGGTATATCAACTTCAGTAATCCTAACCAAAACAGGCGTAAGAAGCTCACAGGTAAAGCCAACAATAAAAATTCTAGCACCTTTTAGCTCATCATCAAGCCTTGCCGTCGTTACATTTTGATTTTCGCTTATGTAGCACTTAAACTCACGGTTTAAATTCTCCTTGGCCCAACGAGCAAATTTACGATCCATAAAGTCATAAGAGACCTTATCTGCCTCTCTTTCAAGCTCACTAAGATTAACGCAAGTGTCACTAATGTTAAGTAGTAGATAGTTTAAAAGCTTCTCATCTTTATTAAGCCCTGCTTTTAAAATTCTATGCAATATGAGATCTGAATACCTTCGTATCGGGCTTGTAAAATGAGTGTATCTATCAAAACCAAGTCCAAAGTGTCCTAAATTTTCACTACTATACTCAGCCTTTTTTTGAGCTTTGATAATAAGCTTATCAACCTCTTCTCTATTGCCAATCTCATCGGCCTTGGTTTGAATTTTTCTAATCATTTTAGCCATATCAGCCTCATAGACAGCTTCAATACCAAGCAAAGCAAGGTCTTCAAGGAGATTGTGGATCTTTTTAATATCGGCTGGAGCGTGGTTTCTAAAAACACCTTTTTTTATACGTTTTGCGGCAGCCTTGTTTGCTAAAAGCATACAATCCTCAACTAGCTGATGAGAACTAGTATCAACTTCGTAATTTGTCTCTAAAATTTCTGCATTATCGCCTAGCGTCATCCTTAACTCACTAGTTCTAAAGTCAAAGGCGTTTACTAATCGCATTTTTCTAAGCTTTTGAGTGACTTTAAAAAGTGGCTTTATCCACGATATTTGAGTGTCCTCTTTACCTTCTAAAACTCTATCGATCTCATCGTAGTTAAACCTTCTTTTTGATAAGATTATTGCTTCAAAAAGCTCCTCTTTGATAACATTTAAATCCCTATCAAGAGAAATTTTAAAACAAAACGCAAGACGCGGGACATTTGGCTTTAAAGAGCAGATATTTTCACTAAGCGCCCTAGGCAACATCGGTATGGCAATGTGCGGAAAGTAGATAGAAAATCCCCTGTTTTTTGCCTCGCTATCTATTGGTGTGTATGGATTTACATATTCGCTTACATCAGCTATAGCTACGTAAATTTCAAGATTTTTTTCATCAAAATAAATAGCGTCATCAAAGTCCTTTGCGTGAACCGGATCAATCGTACAAAACTCAAGCGACCTTAAATCAACCCTGTTTTTATACAAATCCACATCAACTTCATCGCCCCAGGCTAAAGCCTGATTTTCACAAGCTTCATTAAAATTGCTATTTTTATTGTATATAGCAAGTGAAATTTTCTCATCGCTAAACGGATCGTTTATGTTTCCTAAAACTTCAACTATATCTCCATTTAGATTGTTTATCTTTAGTAAAGTTCCAATCGGCAATGCTTTTAGGCTTTTTTGCGATGCCTTTAGGGTGGTGCTAAGACCTGTTTTTAAATTTACACCCAAAACAGCCTGTCCAAAAAATTTTGTATAAACCACGCTTGTTTCGTTTGCCAGTTTCAGGCTCATTACAACTTTAGCACTATCTCGTTTTTTCTTTGTTTTTAAAAGCTTTGCAAGGACGATATCGCCGTAGTGAGAGTTGTTTAAATTTTTATTTTCTATTATTATGTCTTGCTTAAAGTGTGGATCAAATGCGTTTAAATAGCCAGTGCCATTTGAACTAATGTCAAGTCGTCCACACACAAAGCCATTATTTAGATAAAATTTATCTTTATGTTGGCTAAGTGCGTTTACGTTTATTAAATTTCTTAAAATTTCTCTATTTTTACTAGAGATATCTCTCTCTTTAACGCCATTTAATAAAGATGAGAGAAACTCCTTCACAGATTATCTTTAACTTTTGCCACAGCCATTAAGAATGTATCGTGATCAAAACCATACTCATCAAGCAACAACAGCGTATTTTGAATGCTTGTTTCATCAAGTTGGCTAAATATATTTATAGCTGTTTTTACAACTCTTAATGCACGAGAATACTCTTTTATATGTTTAGGAGCGTCATCTGGGTTGTTTGAGTATAGTATCGCACCGACTAATTCATTCTCCAAATTCCACTGCTCAAAAATTTTAGCTGCAACCTCTTCGTTTGAAACATCCATAGCGTCTATTTCAATCGAAGCTAGATCACTAGGATGAGTTACCTGTTTTAGCTTATCTTTAAAGCTATTTGTCATACTATTTTCTACAATTTCATTTGCCAAAACTATCTTACCAATCTCTAGCATAAACGAAGCTGGAGATAAAATTTCAAGATCTCTTGGCTTGATTTTTGAGTACCAGTTATACATAAGTGCATTTTGCATAATAGATATGTTTAAAAAATCGTGAGAAGTTATACCATAAGGGTCTAAATTTATATCAAAGCTCTTTTTCATTGCGCTTGATAGAGCAAAGCCACGAATGGTCGCCATGCCAAATAAAGATATAGCACGAGCAACAGATGCAACCTCTTTGCTAAATCCGTAAAGCGGAGAATTCGCAGAGTGCAGGATATTTGCAGTTAGCATTGGGTCTTTTTCTACAACGCTCGTAAGATCGCTTACAGAGCTATTTTCATCCGCACAAAGACGCTGAATTCTTATAACAGTATCGTCTAAAGGCGGTAAAGTTTTGATTTTTTTATAGATTGATTCGTTCATTTTTGCTTCTTTTAGTTTTAAAAATTTTGGCGTATTTTATCAAAAATGAGTTTTTATAAAACTTAAACATAAATTTTATCTCTTTCAGCATTGTTTGAGTTCTTAAAATGTATAATCCAAAAAATTTTCATTTTAAGGAGACCTTATGGCAGTAAATATTTACTACGACAAAGATTGCGATTTAAGCTTAATAAAAAGCAAAAAGGTCGCTATCATCGGCTTTGGCTCACAAGGACACGCACACGCTGAAAATTTAAGAGATAGCGGCGTAAAGGTCATCATCGGACTTGCTAAGGACGGTAAAAGCTGGGCAAAAGCAGAGGCAAAAGGCTTTGAAGTAAAAAGCGTAGCAGAGGCTAGCAAAGAAGCTGACGTAGTGATGATTTTAACGCCTGATGAGCTTCAAGCTGAAATTTATAAAAAAGAGATTGAGCCAAATTTAAAAGACGGCGCGGCTATCGCATTTGGACACGGATTTAACGTGCATTTTGGGCAAATTAAAGCACCAGTAAACATTGACGTTATAATGATAGCTCCAAAAGCACCAGGACACACGGTAAGAAGTGAGTTTATAAAGGGTGGCGGGATACCTGATTTAATCGCTGTTGAGCAAAATGCAAGTGGTAAAGCAAAAGAGTTAGCCCTAAGCTACGCAAGTGCGATAGGTGGTGGCAGAACCGGCATTATTGAAACAACATTTAAAGACGAAACGGAAACAGATCTATTTGGCGAACAAGCTGTGCTTTGCGGCGGACTTTGTGCATTAGTAAATGCTGGATTTGAGACCCTTGTAGAGGCTGGATATGAGCCTGAAATGGCATATTTTGAGTGCTTACACGAGCTAAAACTAATCGTTGATCTAATGTATCAAGGCGGTATGGCTGATATGCGTTACTCTATCTCAAATACTGCTGAATACGGCGATTACGTAAGTGGCGTAAGAGTAATAAACGAAGATAGCAAAAAGGCGATGAAAGATATTTTAAAAGAGATTCAAAACGGCACATTTGCTAAAAATTTCGTCCTTGAAAGAACGACTGGATATGCTAGAATGAACGCTGAGCGTGGCATTGCTGAAAGAAGCCTGCTAAATCAAACTGGCAAAAAACTTCGTGCGATGATGCCGTGGATAGCAGCAAATAAAATCGTAGATCAAAACAAAAACTAAACTTTGACTGCCAAAAAAAATACAAAAAAGCGAACCACCAAAAGCAAAAAAAGCGGTGGTCGCTTTAAAATTTACGCCGTTTTAGCGCTATTTGGACTGCTTATAGCTGGGCTTATTTACATATCTCTTAAAAGTACTCCAAAAAAAGAGCAAACAAGTGAACCTAAAACACAAAAAACAGAGCAGATACACATATTAAACACCAAAGATGTCATAAAAAAAGAGCAAAAAAACGTCAGGCAAAGCGTGAAATTTGATAAAGATGAAAACTTAAGCAAAATTTTCCTTGATCCAAAAAGCCTAGATGAAACTCACTCGCTATCTCAAAAGTCAAAACCTAAAAATAACTCAACCAAACAAATAATCAAAAAAGAGCAAAACACAACAATAATAAAAGAGATAAAAGCTGAAGCAAATACCAGCAAAATAAAAGATAAAATCATTAAAAAAACAGAACTAGACGTAGTTTTTAACGACACGATACAAATACAAAAAGAGCAAAATTTAACAAAAAAGCAAGAGATAAAAGAGATAAAAAAGCCAAAAGATGAGCCAGTTTATAAAAAAATAGATAAAAAGCCAGAGCCAATAAAGCAAAATTTCAAAAAGGGTAAATTAGCCATTATCATCGATGATATTGGGACATTTTCACAAGCAAATTTTACTAGATCTGCTGGTGTATTATTTACCCCATCAATTTTCCCGTCCTCAAAAGATCATCCAGACACACCAAAAATAGCAAAAACATTTAAAGCCTATATGATACACCTACCAATGCAAGCACAAAATTTTCATAGCCCCGAAGCAGACACTCTAAAAGTGGGCGATAGCTACGAAACAATCCTAAAAAAGATACAAAAAATCAAGCAGGATTTCCCAAATGTGAAATTTATCAACAATCACACCGGAAGCAAATTTACTAGCAGTTTTGACGCAATGGATAGAGTTTTTAAAGTATTTGAAAAAGAAAATTTAATCTTCATAGATAGCAAAACCGCGCCAACGACAAAGGTTAATGAAGTCGCCAAAAAATATGGCAAAAAATATGTCAGCAGAGACGTTTTTCTAGATGATACCGATAATAAAAAAATGATAAGAGTAGAGCTTGAAAAAGCCGTCAAAATAGCACAAAAAAACGGTCTTGCAATAGCTATCGGACACCCTCGTAAAAACACGATAGAAGTGCTAAAAAACTCAAAAGATCTACTGCAACAAGTTGAGCTGGTTTATCTAAAGGATATTTATGAACTTTATAGATAAATCAGAGCTTCCGCGTGAGCTGTTTCGCTTAGGAAATCCACCAAATGGGCTATTTTACATCGGAAACAAAGAACTTTTACATCTCCCAAAAATC comes from the Campylobacter mucosalis genome and includes:
- the holA gene encoding DNA polymerase III subunit delta, translated to MYRRELENNLISNKISNHFLLFGADEYQIELFAKEILAIYVNQDSNLMSMYFDEYDFETAKSHLSENSLFGGDNVLHIKNDKKIPAKELKELVGLSIKDSSKKILFEFYEADMKNILDAQKIFGQNFARFFKPSTPDEAVDLLSRSASKIGLNITRNALYELFFIHNENLYLAASELQKLSSLNAHIDQDMIRQLVFGLGGVSFDDFFNKLVSLKDIRGDFFIYEQDLNFNEILLINSLYKAFFRLFKLHSYVKINGRFDVKQTLGYAPPKNIEDALKKQSLSLKIQTYTDIFVALNLAEFELKTNSKLQKSIYLLSTLLNLQNIISTANIK
- a CDS encoding RNB domain-containing ribonuclease, giving the protein MKEFLSSLLNGVKERDISSKNREILRNLINVNALSQHKDKFYLNNGFVCGRLDISSNGTGYLNAFDPHFKQDIIIENKNLNNSHYGDIVLAKLLKTKKKRDSAKVVMSLKLANETSVVYTKFFGQAVLGVNLKTGLSTTLKASQKSLKALPIGTLLKINNLNGDIVEVLGNINDPFSDEKISLAIYNKNSNFNEACENQALAWGDEVDVDLYKNRVDLRSLEFCTIDPVHAKDFDDAIYFDEKNLEIYVAIADVSEYVNPYTPIDSEAKNRGFSIYFPHIAIPMLPRALSENICSLKPNVPRLAFCFKISLDRDLNVIKEELFEAIILSKRRFNYDEIDRVLEGKEDTQISWIKPLFKVTQKLRKMRLVNAFDFRTSELRMTLGDNAEILETNYEVDTSSHQLVEDCMLLANKAAAKRIKKGVFRNHAPADIKKIHNLLEDLALLGIEAVYEADMAKMIRKIQTKADEIGNREEVDKLIIKAQKKAEYSSENLGHFGLGFDRYTHFTSPIRRYSDLILHRILKAGLNKDEKLLNYLLLNISDTCVNLSELEREADKVSYDFMDRKFARWAKENLNREFKCYISENQNVTTARLDDELKGARIFIVGFTCELLTPVLVRITEVDIPGAKIFGKVVRKLEK
- a CDS encoding HDOD domain-containing protein; translated protein: MNESIYKKIKTLPPLDDTVIRIQRLCADENSSVSDLTSVVEKDPMLTANILHSANSPLYGFSKEVASVARAISLFGMATIRGFALSSAMKKSFDINLDPYGITSHDFLNISIMQNALMYNWYSKIKPRDLEILSPASFMLEIGKIVLANEIVENSMTNSFKDKLKQVTHPSDLASIEIDAMDVSNEEVAAKIFEQWNLENELVGAILYSNNPDDAPKHIKEYSRALRVVKTAINIFSQLDETSIQNTLLLLDEYGFDHDTFLMAVAKVKDNL
- the ilvC gene encoding ketol-acid reductoisomerase is translated as MAVNIYYDKDCDLSLIKSKKVAIIGFGSQGHAHAENLRDSGVKVIIGLAKDGKSWAKAEAKGFEVKSVAEASKEADVVMILTPDELQAEIYKKEIEPNLKDGAAIAFGHGFNVHFGQIKAPVNIDVIMIAPKAPGHTVRSEFIKGGGIPDLIAVEQNASGKAKELALSYASAIGGGRTGIIETTFKDETETDLFGEQAVLCGGLCALVNAGFETLVEAGYEPEMAYFECLHELKLIVDLMYQGGMADMRYSISNTAEYGDYVSGVRVINEDSKKAMKDILKEIQNGTFAKNFVLERTTGYARMNAERGIAERSLLNQTGKKLRAMMPWIAANKIVDQNKN
- a CDS encoding divergent polysaccharide deacetylase family protein, coding for MTAKKNTKKRTTKSKKSGGRFKIYAVLALFGLLIAGLIYISLKSTPKKEQTSEPKTQKTEQIHILNTKDVIKKEQKNVRQSVKFDKDENLSKIFLDPKSLDETHSLSQKSKPKNNSTKQIIKKEQNTTIIKEIKAEANTSKIKDKIIKKTELDVVFNDTIQIQKEQNLTKKQEIKEIKKPKDEPVYKKIDKKPEPIKQNFKKGKLAIIIDDIGTFSQANFTRSAGVLFTPSIFPSSKDHPDTPKIAKTFKAYMIHLPMQAQNFHSPEADTLKVGDSYETILKKIQKIKQDFPNVKFINNHTGSKFTSSFDAMDRVFKVFEKENLIFIDSKTAPTTKVNEVAKKYGKKYVSRDVFLDDTDNKKMIRVELEKAVKIAQKNGLAIAIGHPRKNTIEVLKNSKDLLQQVELVYLKDIYELYR